One window of the Trifolium pratense cultivar HEN17-A07 linkage group LG2, ARS_RC_1.1, whole genome shotgun sequence genome contains the following:
- the LOC123911208 gene encoding uncharacterized protein LOC123911208, producing MLLVIDFEKEKLTYLDSFPMTKSSHNITRSIKTMALFMEGMLQSGIFYDNPSTPRPLVSHFHMSFPSAAGSQGINSNDCAVFVILWMTSAKEEEGYKVEVDNGSRLQIAIDLVLAPYNKHKSIVMQNAEDFNARKKRSSLRKGV from the exons ATGCTGTTAGTCATTGATTTTGAGAAGGAGAAATTGACCTACCTTGACTCTTTCCCCATGACAAAGTCTTCCCACAACATAACGCGGAGCATAAAAACTATG GCGCTGTTTATGGAGGGAATGCTGCAAAGTGGCATATTTTACGACAATCCGAGCACACCTAGGCCACTGGTGTCGCATTTTCACATGTCTTTCCCCAGTGCCGCTGGTTCACAGGGCATTAACTC GAATGACTGTGCAGTCTTCGTCATCCTTTGGATGACATCTGCAAAGGAGGAGGAAGGATACAAAGTGGAG GTGGACAATGGATCCAGACTGCAGATTGCGATTGATTTGGTGTTGGCGCCATATAATAAACACAAGTCAATCGTAATGCAGAATGCTGAAGATTTCAATGCGCGCAAGAAAAGATCATCATTGCGTAAAGGGGTGTAA